Genomic DNA from Telopea speciosissima isolate NSW1024214 ecotype Mountain lineage chromosome 2, Tspe_v1, whole genome shotgun sequence:
AACCCCGCCGACCCTGGAATTATGTCAAAATTTGATGGGGTTTTAACAAATAAGCCCAATATAAATCTGGGGTTATCAGGTGGGAAAGTGCCTGTTAATTTTGATGAAGTTGGAACTGGAGTGCATTCTTCTCCATCATCAGCTTCTAGAAGCTCCATAACAGCTGATTACAGTAAGAAAGGTTCACTTAGAGAATCTGAGATGATGGAGATTCCAGGAGGCCTTGCAGGTAGAAGATCTTCAGATTGCTTCAGCATTGGAGGACTCTGCTGTGCAATATTTGTACATGAAGATTGCTCAAAACGTGGAGGATCCAGTGAGCAACAAGCCACTGGGGAAGATGCTTTATTCTGCACGTTGTGCAATGCTGAGGTAGTGCCCGAGGACTAGTTTttccttgtcataattgagttTGATAACTGTGACTAAGTAACTGACCTCTATCTCTACAATCGTAAAGTTGCAACACCGGGCTATTTTTTCATCCATGCTTCTTATTCCATGCTTCCATATATTGGCTGTTGATCATTGAATAGTTCCAGTGGAAAATGTGGGAAGAATATATACATGAAGAAGAAGTCATTTAACATTCTGGATCTTATTAGTtcaactaagggtgtcaatcggttcaaCTCCGGttgttcggttcggttcggttaaGGACACAATATGAACAAACTGAAACTGAAGGTTTTATTCTGTTCATATTCGGCTTCAGTCGGTTCATATACAATCTTAATAATTTGGTTCAAGGGGATTAACCtgctaaaacaaataaaattgggAAGTAATTTACAACCTCATTAAGATAATATAGTCCCACAATGTCAAATCTGGTACCTTTCAACCCTTTTTATACAACTCAACAAAGAAACCCATCGTAGGTAATTTCACACAACTCAACAAAGACACATGATTGTAAGTTTAATATGGTTTAGGTTCGGTTTGATTTATATGTGTTACACTTCAATTCAGTTTGGTTCAGAACGATGGTTTTTAGTCTAAAACTGACACCGAACCTAATGGAATTTCTCTTCCAAAACAAAACCGAATTTTTTTTCAGTTCAATTCGGTTCAGTTTTAAATGGCCGATTTTGGTTCCAGTTCTAAATCGACACCCTTAAGTGcaatatcataaaaaaaatttaaaatatttactGTGGTTTTCATGATTACGGAGTTTTCGTAATGGTTTTAATAGCTTGATTTCTTGGAAGTTGTGCTTTTATTTTTACTATATCATATACTTTAAATTGAAATGTGAAACTGATGTTGAGTTTCAGATGCTCTTCAGACGTTCCTTTTGTATCAATCTATTGTGTAATAATTGTCTTCTCTATCCAGAGAAAATGATCTACTCCATTAATTCTTCATCTAAGCCTACTTTTCCTATTGCATCCCCCCACACATCAAGTTTCTGGAGATTAATagatcaataaaagaaaatatttgctGTTCCTCTGTGTGTTGTTTTGTATAACTGTATTAGAATGAAAAGAACATTATTACAACTCAGTAGTTCAAATCCGATACCGCTTTTAATTTTCTGTATGCCGCTCCACAAGCATAGTGAATGAACATAAATCAACATATGAATAAATATATGAGAAGAAGCTTTTTGAACCACATTCTACTTAAttgttctttccctttttttctttgttgtgaCAAGGGGTGTGTGGTTATGATTCTCAATTTTATTCTCTCTGCAGTTGgataaaaaaaaccttttttccAGCCATCGGCGGCGTTGcttgtctgtgtgtgtgtgtgttgtgtttATGGTCCTGGTAGCAGCATTCATTTTCTAATAAATGTATGACTTGTGCAATAAAAGCCTTAGATGGTTCTTGTTCCATATATCATTTATATGTTCCTCTTCAATTGCAGGTGCGCAAGTTCAGTAAACACTGTAGAAGTTGTGATAAATGTGTTGATGGATTTGATCACCACTGTCGGGTATTGGGCTGTGCTTTGAACAAACAAATGTGCAATCATTTCTCAGCATAGTTGAAgtgttaaaaaattaacaaTGCATCTTCTTTTTGTGCAGTGGCTTAACAATTGCGTGGGAAGAAAAAACTATGTAACTTTTATATGTCTTATGGCTACGAGTCTCATTTGGGTATGCATTAAAACCCCATTGTTGTTTGTTAACAGTGACTTTTAGATCTTTGGTTAACAGTTGGTtccccttcctctctttcttagctTGTAATTGAAGCTGGAGTTGGTATTGCTGTCTTTGTTCGTTGCTTCGTGGATAAAAGGAACATGGAGAACCAAATTATTGAGAGGCTTGGCAATGGTTTTTCTCGTGCCCCATTTGCAGCGGTTGTGGTATGTCTGTTTTGTTGACTCTAGAGTAGTACCTCTATCTCTAATGGTAGACCACGTACGTGTCATGGTATTTAATGTGGAGTACACTGGTTTGGCAAATCTTTTTTGTGGGCTGTGTCCAGGAGATCTCATGCACTAATCTAAAATTCCTTGTGTGTGCAGGCTGTATGTTCGGTAGTTTCTTTGCTGGCTTGTCTTCCTCTGGGTGAACTTTTCTTCTTCCACATAATTCTTATCAGAAAGGTTAGAGATTGAGAAAATTTTGGTCTCAGTTGCATTTAACTATATAGATCAATTCTCACAGCAGTCTgtttttaaaattcttttgttttctttgttcacAACAGGGTATTACTACTTATGAGTATGTTGTAGCAATGAGGGCCATGAGTGAGGCACCTGCAGGGGCATCTGTAGATGAGGAAATGCCAAATATTGTCTATTCTCCAACAGGGTCTGCTACAACTGGGTTAAGTGGTGGAAGTTCTCTGGGTCTGCAGTACAAGGGTGCATGGTGTACGCCTCCAAGGGTATTTGTCGATTATCAGGTAAGATAATTCAGAATAGCCTTTACTTTTGGCAATGAACTACAATTCCTGGCAATCAAAACTTAGAAATGGTCCATAACATTTATGCATGAAGTGGTGTCCACTGTCCAGTGTTTTTCATTTGGtgggtttgaactttgaagtagGTGTTTGCATAAGAAATTCACCGGACTAGATCATTACCATGTCCGGAAAATAtgtacatccatttgatgttgGGGATTGAGGTCTAAAGATCTCAGATTGAAAATAGgaataaatgaagaaataaaaaatctgattGTATGATTTTGATGTAGCTGCCCCAGGtggattttttggctggttagCTACAGACCTGGTTGTTCAAAACAGAGGTGTATACCCCTCTGATCTGTTTTCACTATTAATTTTACTTATCTTAGTAACTAATGCATTGTCTGTGTGcgttcttttttattcttttttctttttcttggttgggTAGCtttattgttcttttttctttttcttacttggaacttttttattcaaattggTCTCATCAGGATGAAATTATTCCTCACTTGGAACCTGGAATGGTACCATCAACTGTTGATCCAGATGCTGCCGGGTTTGCAGAAAGAGGGAACAAGTCAAAGAGGCCTGTCAAGATTAGTGCTTGGAAGCTTGCAAAGTTGGATTCAAATGAAGCAATGAGAGTGGCGGCTAAAGCTAGGGCATCTTCTTCTGTTCTCCGGCCAGTTGAAAACCGCCGTTTGCCTGACACTGATATCAGCTCCAGTGGAAATATTAGTGGCAGAAGTAGTATGAGCGCCGACATGGGACTAAACAAAGACACCAAGAGTGATGTAAGACTATCTCCTTTGAGGAATTCATATGCACCAAGTCACGGTAGCAGGGATGAATATGAAACTGGAACTCAAAGTGTGAGCAGCTTCAGCAGTCCAAGCCATATCCATGAGTCAGTCACCCTTAGTCCTCTCCCGCAAGAGCGCCCTTCTGGTCCTTTTAATCCCACAAGTTCAGTATCCCGCTTTGCTCAAGAGCGGCCTTCTGCTACTACTAGAGCATCTTTTCCCCATACCAATCTCGACAACTCAGTATTCAATCCTAATTCCTCAGGGTTTGATGACAAGATCATGCAAAGGAGTAGCACTACTGATCCCTTGCTGTTACAGGCTCcgccttcttctcttcttagaGATGGTAAAAGAACATCTGTTGTGTGGGACCAAGAGGCTGGTAGATATATTTCAGTCCCTGTATCAGCGAGGACTGGTGAATCTGCCCTCGAGCCCCGAATTAGATCTTCAGTGCAAGTTGGAGTTGCAAATACTCGTGCAGAAACAAGCAATTACAGTAGAAGACCTACTGTTCCACCCACAGAATCATCTGCTACAGCCAAGGCTCCTGTGCAGCGGTCAGAGAAATTGATGTACACAGGAGAGTCTATTTTCTTTGGTGGTCCTCTTTTGAGTGTCCCAGTTAAGGATGGTCCAAGAAGTGAAGCCAACCCTAGTTTGAGACCAGAACAAGAGAGGGTGGTATCCAACTGGCCCCGTGAAGTTAGAGGTGGAAGGCCTGTGGCTTCAAACCAGTTACCTGTGTTCACTCCAACAGGTTTAGAAAGAAATCCATCATCAGAGTCAGGGTAGTTTGGGTCATAAAGCTTCTGGTATTTGTTCGTTAGCATTGGAAGGTTGTGTTGACTAATGTTGGTTGATTTGTCCTTCAAGTTTTGGAGATGATGGGGAAGGAATCAATACCAGCTACAGATAACTTCGTATGTGGACACTCGTTAACATGAGAAACTTCCTAGTGCAAACTGCTGCTCTGATAGGAAGCAGCCTGAGTGGTGACCTTTGGGTGTGCTCAAGGATGGATCTACTATGATTCTCAGGCACAACTTTTGGTAAATTCTGCTCGGCATTATATTGATGTGGCTGTAAACCTggggaaggggtgggggtgatAAAAAGGTTTTTTGCAATTTTGAACATTCCACCAAATTGGTATCATCCAAAATCAAAGTCTCCCTTTTTTTCCACCGAGCAACTCTGATAGATTTGGAACTCAGGTGTATCATTGTTttctacaaaagaaaaagaagaaaaaagaggttCCATTCCACTACAGCCAGGTCCATGTAAACCATTCAATTTCAGTAGCTTGATGCTATATGTTGCAAAGTATTTTGTACTACAGCATGGTTAAGTTTAACTGCCATTTCTGATTGGAAGATCTAGACTGTGTACATGAAAACATTATGGTCTAGGAAAACCCACCATTTATAAGTGAATACAGGAATGGGCTATGTGTAGTGGTTTTAGTAAATGCTAGTTTTCACCTGGttctcaaattttattttttttgattcaTTTGAGCAATGATTCCATGTGGAGATGAATGGGTTTTGTTGAGGCTAATCCTGTTTTAATCTGGGTTTGGACTCTATTTAGCAGATCAAAGTGGTTGTAGAGAGGTTGTGATGATGATCTCATCACTCTTGTTTGATAGTCAGCAGTTATAACAGAACTACTTTATTAGGGTCTGCCATTTTAAACATGTATCAAGCGATCTAATATTTAAAGCCCATAGGCTAACCCTTGGGGTGGCCTCACCATTCCAAAAAATTCTCAGGTGACAGACATCTCAGATATGAACTCCAGGGGTTGTTGGATCATGAAGCCAACCAAACCAACTGAGAATAATCTTCCTTTCCAGTTCAACATTGCTATCTTATCTTGgacattttaaaattaaaaaaaaaagtaaaaaatttaCTTTTATGAAGAATGAAGTTCAGGGAAAATTTCCCCGTCGGtttgtttccatgtaaaatGACAGAAAAGGAAATTGTTcctataaaagaaaatttttcacTTTTGTTTTTAACGTACACAAATATTTGTAGtgaaaaaaagggaagcactatttaccaaaaaaaaaaaaaaaaagggaagcatTTTCATGTAAATTATCATTTACACAATTACATCCAATCTATACATTAattgtaagggtgtcaatccgtTGGTTTGGCCTGGTTTCAGTTGGGCTTAAACAATTTTAGTCTGTTACTAGGccaaatcaaaactaaaccgtTGAAAAAGTTTTTGGTTCAATCCGGTTTCTTCTGGTTTTTGTTATTAGTTTGTAATTGGGCTGATAGTTCGGTCCATTTCGGGTTTACATGTACACATATAAGAAATTAATTGGACAATCctggatattttttttgggggggggggggggggaagagattTTTGGTTTCTTATCCGTTTGGATTCGGTTTTGGTCTGGTTTTCTAAGATTGATTCTGTGTCACAATCCCCAATCCAAAACATGATATAATACGTTCATATCGGTTCCGATTCGGACCGATTTCGATCGATTCTGTTCGTTTTGTCGGTTCAGGCcaacttttgagttttgacaaCCCTGGTtggttgaaaagaaaataataaaatacagATCATCTCCCGGCATTTACTCTTTCGCCCTGGGATAAAGTAATTGACTTCGTTGTCGTCGGTTGGTTTCTTGTAGTCTTGGTgagttttgttttcttcttcgtttTGGCCTTTGGGAGCTAAATGAGATTGTGAAGTAAAAGAATTTGGTCTTCGTTTCATTGAATCTCTAGCTAGCTTCCCTCCAAGGGCTTAAAGAAGGTCagtgtttttttcccccctctctcttcgGAGTATCTTTGTTGTTTCGATTTAGTAATCCTTGAAGAAGATTAGATTTTGTgtgttttgattaaaaatttcttatttgtttatgcttttaatcGAGTTGCGAACTCGTTTATAGGGAAAATTGGCCTTGTGTAGTGATGGAGATTTATTTATTCTGGACAGATTCCgttatattattatttaggTTGTTCACGAACGTCGCTTATTCAATTTCCTCTTAAATGTAATCCAAATTTGTTTTGATCCTTTCAATTAAAATTAATTTGTTTTTCGTGGGATTACGGTCATGAATCTCATTTCTGCTTTTAGTCTTTTTTACGCTCATGAATTTGATTCGGATGTAATCTTATTTTGTATAAATGTAAGTGAATCAGAAGcctggggttttttttttttggggcagCATTATATCCTCCTCAAAGTTGGTGAAAGATGAATACGAGGACCGTACCTTTGTTCTTTGCCTTTCTTGTTTCATTGGTTTACGTGGATGCGAGGCACATATTCTCGGATTCTGGTGAGAGAAGTAGATAAAAATACCACTTTGTTATTTTGATGGTCTGGTGTTTCATACTCATCTCATAGATATCAGGTGTGTTAAAACGAAGAAATAAAGCTGATCCTGGTGTAGAGGTATCATCAGAATTGCAACCTTAGGTTgcacaaattttattttattttattttttgcatttttattaATCCCCCCTTTTTGATTGAAACGAATCCAGGAGGTGCCAAGTACTTCTTTTTCACCAGTTCTTTATAGGTCTAATAAAGTCTTTGTTTGGTGCTTTAGTGAAGAGGACTAAGCATTGATGTGCCCCTGATCACTAATCTTACCATAGTTTTTTGAAAAGATGGGTTTGGGGTAACAATGTTATGCAGGAAAATTAGCCGATACTGGTGTGACCTCTGTCCAAATCCAGCCTGTTTTCCGATCTTCCGAAGGGTTATCACCAGAGTTAATCTGTCTTTCATGCTTGGAAGTATCAAGAAAAACTGTGAAAGCCATAAGTGACCCATTGCTACCAGAGAAAGTTAGTGCATTTGTGAACGATGCATGTCAGATACTTCCTTCAGATATGCGAGTAAAGGTATCAAATCCCTTTGATATTATTGATGTTGGAGAACATTTTTTCTCTGTATTCTTGCgtcttgattttgtttttgtccTACATGGCAGTGTGTTGAGATGTTAGAGATGAACATCAATCAAGCTATTGTGTTTCTTAAAGACTACTTCAGTGAAGAAAAGCTGTGCAACAGTACGGGGTTGTGCCCTACAAATGCCAATACCTTTTCATTGTTAATCTTTGGCAAGGATCTACGGTTATCTCTAGACCGCGATTTATTGAGTAAACCTGCAATGAACACCAGGCTTCTGCCTAAAGAGCAGATTGCCTCCTCTATGTTACAGAAGTTCACTAATAAGGTGGCTAAAAGCTCAACCATGTAGTCTCACTTCCGGCTTTCTGTGCCTTATTTTTTCTATGAATTCAGTGTCATGGAGTTTTCAAGCATCTGTaatatttttcttctccttgttgATTCTGTCTCTTCCCTAAAGTTGAGTTATACATTGGAAGATGAACTTATTAAGTGTTGTCAAGTAGTTGCCTAGGCAACCATGCTGTTCAAAGGATCTGGACAAATAAAAAGCTTAGATGGTGATTATTGGGATGGCAATGTACGGGAAGATGTAGGTAGCTGTCTAATGTCTCTTTTATTCAACTTTTGTGCTTCTCTTCTGGAGGTTAGGCCCTCCAACTTTCATACTTCTCTTCTAGAGGTTAGGTGCTGCCTCCATATCAGCCCTCGATGCCCCTGTTCCTTCCTTCTTACCTTCTTGCTGAAGATCACCTTTGCTTTTTGGTGACCAAGGTCTGTTGCCCAGGCtaaatcctttgttttttttaattcaggCAACTTTCATAGGTTGAAAAACCCTGAACTAGTGAAGTCTGGCTTTGCTTTTTTCCCCTCCCAATAGAAAACTGAGATGATATAAGTAATGTGTCTATACATTATAGGATTGcttcattcccccccccccccatacacactctttttttctttaaagcaagggggggggggggattgtttTTCATATGCTATGACTTCTTGTTGTTATTCATACCATTTTGAGTTGTGCAAATTAATGCTGAAGATTGTTATataacggaaaaaaaaaatgttcttaaATTAATCTGGAGGCTACAAAAAGCAGTATCTAGAATAATTTGTGCTTAATATAATACATGACTTTATGATCCTTTCTTTTAGGGGGAAGGAAAGAATTGTCATCTTCTTAGTTCATCATTTTAGggggaaatgaaaaagaaaaatttgtcTTCTTCTAAAATTTTCTTGAATTAGATGCTTTGTTTTGTTCCAATATTGTCAAGATGCTTCCTAAAATGCTGGTAATTAAGAAGGGGTTTATGAAGGGGAACAATGAGGTAAGATTTGGCTTGTTTACTGTCATAGATAGCTAATTTTGCCAATTTGTGTAATTCAGATATCAGAGAACAAAAGCTGTGCTGCATGTCATGCTGCCATAGAAGATATACGTAATGACTTGGAGGATCCTAAGATGAAGGTAAAATCTTAGGATGGAACTTACGAATGTgaattaaactttttttttttggtttctgacGTATCAATTCAAGATTTTGCTCTTAATTTGCAGATTAAAGTAATTAGGATTCTTCTTAAGGCTTGTGAAAATGTTGAGAACAACATAAAAGAAGTAAGTCAATCTGCCATTCTTTTGTTTGATCCTCATCAGTGAGATCTTAAAGATGctaatattattgttgttgttttttccACCCCCTCTCTACTTGACATGTTGCAAATTTGGGACATTGTTTTATTTGCAGTGCAAGAGAATGGTTCTGAAATATGGTCCTCTGATTTTGGCAAATCTTGAGAAATACCTAAGCAACAATGACTTGTGCAGCATGGCTCATATATGCAAACCCATGACTGGCAACACTTTCAAAGCCATGGAAAGTTTTCGTCCACTAATAGAGTTGCCAACCAGCTCGAAGACTGATGCGATTTCCAAATGAAATTCTCTCTGGAAAGAAAATATAATGCTCCATCAATGTACATAATGTCGTTCTGATTGTGTGTTTTGCCGTGATTGCATGTTGCCATGAAGGAATATTATAAGGAGTGATTATAAACTATAaaggatcccccccccccccccccaatccccaaagtaaaaaaacagaacaaaaaaactCAGTTGATGTATGCCTTGCTACTATGGTTCTTATGGATGCCATTTCTGAGAAAGTATTGGGGTCATTGTTTAGAGCACTGGTAAAAGGTCTGGGCTGCCAAGGCATATGCTCGGGTTCAGTTGATGGATGCCACTTTGTGCCAAATCCCCAAAAATTAGGACAGACTCAACTCACCCCTCCTAGGATCCCACTGCATAGGCGTGAGAAGTGCCGGGTAACTATATTATGAGAATTGTCAGAAGTGACTGTTTAGTACCAGGATGGAAAGTGTATTGTAATCCTTGTCTAGGTGAAATATAGGGGTTAGCTTTTGTTAGCTTTTGTTAGCTTATATACTGGTTTGGATGATATTCTTGAAATGGTTTGGATGATATTCTTGAAAATTTAAAATACTAGTCTACTAATACAGGATCTAAATTGGATGAATCCAAAATTTGATACTATCACTGAAATcacctttaaattttttttttttatttattaattcatAGTTTTATTTCTAAAGAACTGAAGTAATAGTACAACTACTAAGAGAGTGAAAGCATATAGCAAGccaagaaaaataataagaagaagaaaaggaaacaaagtcAGCTACAATATCACACTGGGATGATTATATAATCATAACAAATGGAGCTGTTTGGTCTGTCTGTATACAGGTGGAGATGGATGAGGCCGCCTTTTGGATTTGAATTCTTGGTGGATCCATATCTAATATTATTACGAAAAACACCAACTTGGCCAGAGGACTCTAATCCCATCAAATTTCTGAGGATTGGAGTCCTGGAGGCCATGATTCAAAAACCAAAGATGCTTCTTGTTGCTTAGCTAATCATTTGTCAACTCATTTTCTGATAGGATGGAGCTATCTGCAGCTTGAGCTGTACCAGTCTTCACTTTCCAAACATGCCCTTGTTCTTTAGATCATTTGGTGTTCACCTAAGAAATCTTAGAAGGACCAGTCCGAATGCATATTAATCTTTTATCATCCACAAGGTTATGATTGATAACAATATTAGCAGATAATATTAATTACAGGCCTTCTATGGGGATGGATACCTTCGGTGGAGACGAGACGTAGTATGTATATAAAACAATTAGAAGCAGTAGTACTACACACTTGAAATAGTGAGCTCAACAGATAGATACCTAAATACAAGAAGGGATCGCACTTCTATCTATTCTTAAACCACTTACTGCATTTTTAGCAAGGTATCACAGTGTGTGCGATACACATAAGATAGCAATACCGGATTGTATCAAAGCTAGGACCTGCCCTAACAAGTGACAGCCTAAAATATCTATTTCTTTAAACCATGAATATGTCAAACAAAGACACAATCTCTTGATCTGTTTGGTTAATGTAGCCTTTGGAGTCATGTGAAGCATACAAGGGCATTTTAGCTTGTACTGAAGGTGGAATAAACATACTGCCGATGAGTGTGTTGGCCATAGTATCCAGACTCCAGAGGATGTCTATTCCATCAAATGAATGGTGGAGTGGGGAGGCAGGGTTCCCTAGACCAGTAGGActaagtcccccccccccacccataGCACCTGCAAAGTTTATTGTCTATGTAGCCCTTGACTCAAATACTGACACCATGCCATACCTCTGGCCTGTGTTGTAAAAGTTCCTAGCACAGGGACTTATCCAGCTATGGTAATGCGCTTGTTGAGAACTATTTTCGCCGGGGAGGGGGTTATGAAAATTAAGCATGAATACCTCTAAAAGGAAGCCATTAGTATTAGGCTATGATCCCTGTGTTTCTGTTGATTAATCTCAGATCCCAGGAGTGTAATCTGTGTTCTTCAGTAgtatttctttttgaaaaaaaaaaaagaaaaaggaaaggctaGTAGCCTGTTCAAATATCCAGCCTCCAATGTCTCTCATACacctaattcttttttttctttggtagaaTAAACCTAATTATTTTGTCCACTTTATAGCTTCcataccttctttttttttccagagaACTGATGGCTTTCGTTTTTGGAAACATCACGGCTAGCTCTTTGGCATGCATATTTAGATGTTGACAAGCCTCCTAGAAAAAGAATTTATGAAGAATCTTCACTGGAAaaggttgagtttgttgttattgttgttgtagaaTCTTCACTGGAATCTACTCTTATTAGCTGTGACTCAGTGTTCGTCCTTATTATCAGAATTGATCAAGAATTTATATTCTTTGTTGGGGATATCGCAATGGTTGTTGTCAATATTGTCAACACAGTCCAATATGATAGGTTTACATTATGGTGGACAGTAAGTCAGTGGAGCAGTCAACATATGGCAGTATGAGAGTACATTCCTTAGTGTGACATGGTAGTACAGGTTACAGCGTGACAATGACAGAGCAGTAATAGTGGCCGTACAGATGTATCAGTGATTTGGCAGTTTATGGATATGTGTGGCAGCATATGATGGTGTTTGGCAGCAATGCACATGCTTGTACAGTGCCAGACATGAGGTGGTAGCACTGGAATAACACACAATGCTGAAATTGACAGGCAGTGTTGGAAAGGGTGCACAGGTGATGTGGAAATGCCCACAAGGTGTCATAGAGTATTTGGTAGTGTTTTCTGATGTTGCACAATGTTTGCAAGTGTTGTGGAAGCACTGGTAGTGACAAACAGTAAGTATGCAGTGCAGACAAGTCAATTTTGATGTGGATAGTATTTGGCATGGTTAAGGAGGTTTCCAGACACATATGATAGCATTTGGAAGCCTAGTATGGTTTTACATGGTCTTTGACATAAGGTGGAAGCAGTAGGTGATGGCCCCGTTCAATAAAAGTGCTTATTTTATAGATTCACGCGGTAGAAGCGTGTTTGGAGATATTTTCAGAGGTCTTAATGGCATAATTGGGAAAAATGATCTACATAAAAAATGAAGTTCATCGAGTCGTGGCTCCAACACAACTGGTTTCGTATCATTCGGATCTTGGACGTTGGAGTTATGGCGATTCTCATATAACTACATAAAAACAAAGCAAATTTGAAAAGTTTGGACGAATTTAAGATAGCTACTGGAAGTTTTTCCTAAAAAAAGATGTGCATTCCAGTAGCTTACCTCATtcctcacatttttttttaattttgggagCGGTTCAAAATTTGAGG
This window encodes:
- the LOC122652201 gene encoding prosaposin-like, with translation MNTRTVPLFFAFLVSLVYVDARHIFSDSGKLADTGVTSVQIQPVFRSSEGLSPELICLSCLEVSRKTVKAISDPLLPEKVSAFVNDACQILPSDMRVKCVEMLEMNINQAIVFLKDYFSEEKLCNSTGLCPTNANTFSLLIFGKDLRLSLDRDLLSKPAMNTRLLPKEQIASSMLQKFTNKISENKSCAACHAAIEDIRNDLEDPKMKIKVIRILLKACENVENNIKECKRMVLKYGPLILANLEKYLSNNDLCSMAHICKPMTGNTFKAMESFRPLIELPTSSKTDAISK
- the LOC122651927 gene encoding probable protein S-acyltransferase 19, with the translated sequence MVRRHGWQLPAHTFQVVAITVFCLLVVAFYAFFAPFLGGHVWEYAAIATYTPAALLVFILYVRSTAINPADPGIMSKFDGVLTNKPNINLGLSGGKVPVNFDEVGTGVHSSPSSASRSSITADYSKKGSLRESEMMEIPGGLAGRRSSDCFSIGGLCCAIFVHEDCSKRGGSSEQQATGEDALFCTLCNAEVRKFSKHCRSCDKCVDGFDHHCRWLNNCVGRKNYVTFICLMATSLIWLVIEAGVGIAVFVRCFVDKRNMENQIIERLGNGFSRAPFAAVVAVCSVVSLLACLPLGELFFFHIILIRKGITTYEYVVAMRAMSEAPAGASVDEEMPNIVYSPTGSATTGLSGGSSLGLQYKGAWCTPPRVFVDYQDEIIPHLEPGMVPSTVDPDAAGFAERGNKSKRPVKISAWKLAKLDSNEAMRVAAKARASSSVLRPVENRRLPDTDISSSGNISGRSSMSADMGLNKDTKSDVRLSPLRNSYAPSHGSRDEYETGTQSVSSFSSPSHIHESVTLSPLPQERPSGPFNPTSSVSRFAQERPSATTRASFPHTNLDNSVFNPNSSGFDDKIMQRSSTTDPLLLQAPPSSLLRDGKRTSVVWDQEAGRYISVPVSARTGESALEPRIRSSVQVGVANTRAETSNYSRRPTVPPTESSATAKAPVQRSEKLMYTGESIFFGGPLLSVPVKDGPRSEANPSLRPEQERVVSNWPREVRGGRPVASNQLPVFTPTGLERNPSSESG